The Candidatus Binatia bacterium sequence TGTTCCGGGGCCGACATCCCGACAAACTCGAACAGTCCGATGGCAGTGACGGCGACAATCAGACCGGCGAACGCCCAGTTCGGCCCTGAGAAGATCAGCCAGAAGAGGCTCGGGAGCGCTACCGCCGCAGTCGCGAGCCTAGCGCGCAACACGCAAGGGAGCTCGATCCGGCGGCACTACCGCCTCTGGAACGTCGTCCGTCGCTTGCGCAGACACTTTCCCGAATCGGCGCTCGCGTGCCTGGAACTGACGAAGGGCCTCGATGAACTGCTTTTCCCGGAAGTCGGGCCACAGCGTCTCGGTGATGTAGATCTCGGTGTACGCGACCTGCCACAGCAGGAAGTTGGACAGGCGCACTTCCCCGCTGGTGCGGATCAATAGATCGGGATCGGGAATGCCGGCGGTGCCGAGGCTCGCGGCAATCGTGTCCTCGGTGATGTCCTCGGGCTGGAGGTCACCGCGCTTCACCTTGCGGGCGATGCCCTTCACCGCGTTCGCGATCTCTTCACGAGCGCTGTAGGACAGCGCGAGAATCACCGTGAGATCGCGGTTGCGCTTCGTCTGCTCGACCGTGTGGCGCAACGCCTGGCGGACATCGGCAGGAAGCTTGCGCATGTTGCCGATGACCTGCAGCCGCACGCCGTTCTTCATCATGCGGTCGAGCTCGGTCGTGGCATAGCGCTTCAAGAGGTTCATCAACCCCTTCACCTCTGCCTCGGGGCGCTGCCAGTTCTCGGTCGAGAAGGCGTACAGGGAGAGGTACTCGATACCGATCTTTCGCGAGAGCTCGACGATCGCCTTGACGGAGGCCTTCCCCCGGCGATGGCCGTAGAGACGCTCCAGCCCGCGACCGGCAGCCCACCGGCCGTTGCCATCCATGATGATGGCGACGTGCCGAGGAAGACGGTGTAGGTCGAGATCTCGGACGAGCTGCCTCATCCGAGAGGATAATGAAGTCATTGCCTTCCCCACTCCCGCGACCTCATACCGCCATGATTTCTTCTTCCTTGGCCTTGAGCGAGGCGTCGACCCTCTTGATCCCGTCGTCAGTGAAGGTCTGCACTTTGTCGTGCGCGTGCCGGTGATCGTCTTCGGCAATTTCCTTCGATTTCAATAGCTCCTTCAGGAGCTCATTCGCGTCTCGACGATGGCTTCGCATCGAGACTCGGAAGTCTTCGGAGATTTTCTTGACGTGGCGCACGAGGTCTTTGCGTCGCTCTTCGGTCAGCTCGGGGATGGGAATCCGTACGAGCTTACCGTCATTGATCGGGTTCAGGCCCAAGTCGGAAGCAGTGATCGCTTTGTCGATTTCGCCGATCGAGTTCTTGTCGAACGGCGTCACGACGATCAAGCGGGGTTCAGGACAGTTCACCGTGGCAAGCTGGTTCAAGGGCGTGTTCGCCCCGTAATACTCGACGTAGATCCCATCGAGCAACGAAGGCGACGCACGCCCCGTGCGCACTCTGGAGAAATCCTTCTTCAGCGACTCCGCGGTCGCGTCTATCTCCATCTTCAGCTGTTCGAGCACGTCGTCGATCACGAGCCGCCCCCTCCACGCACGATCGTTCCAATCGGCTCTCCCCGAGCGACCCTGGTGAGGTTGCCCGGGACGAGCAGGTTATAGACCAGAACTGGGAGCTCGTTGTCCATGCAGAGAGAGATGGCGGTGGAGTCCATGACCTTCAGTTTCTGGCTCAGGACATCCAGATAGGTCAACTCCGCGTACTTCTTGGCGTCAGGGTTCTTTTCCGGATCGGAATCGTAGACCCCATCGACCCGGGTGGCCTTGATGAGGACATCGGCACCGATCTCGACGGCCCGGAGGCTCGCCGCGGTATCCGTGGTGAAGAACGGGTTGCCCGTTCCTGCCGCGAAGAGGACCACGCGGCCCTTCTCGAGGTGACGAGTTGCGCGCCTGCGGATGTACGGCTCGGCGACCTCTTTCATCTCGAGAGCGGAGAGAACGCGCGTCTGGACGCCCTGATTCTCGATGGCCGCCTGGACCGCTAGGGCGTTCATGATGGTCGCGAGCATGCCGATGTAGTCGGCCGTCGCGCGCTCAATTCCGTGCGTGTTACCGCTGCCGCCGCGGAAGATGTTCCCGCCGCCCACGACCACCGCCAGCTCGACTCCCAAGGCGTGGACATCCACGATTTCCTTCGAGAATTGGGCGAGTTTATTGTCGTCGATGCCGGACCCATCGGGTCCGGACAGGGCCTCTCCAGAAAGCTTCAGAAGGACCCGGTGATAAGCAAGCTCAGAAGCCACCGGGATCTTCTCTATCAGGCTTCGCCCGACGCTTCGCCCAATTGGAGGCGAACGAATCGGGTAATTTCGATCGGAGCCCCAGCTTTTTTGCCGGCCTCCTCGACGAGCTTCCCGACGGTCACGTTGCCGTCCTTGATGAAGTCCTGCTCGACGAGGCAGGACTCGGCGTAGAACTTCTCGATCTTGCCCGAGACGATCTTCTCAACGACGTGTTCCGGCTTGCCGCTCTGGGCTGCCTGACCGCGGTAGATGTCCTTTTCCTTCTCGAGCTCGGACTCGGGGACGTCCTCTCGGCGGGCGAACCGGGGGCTGGCGGCCGCGACCTGCATGGCCACGTCCCGCAGGATCGTCTCGATCTCGGCTACGCCGTCGCCCGAAGCGGTGGTCTTGGCCTCGACCAGCACGCCGATCTTGCCACCGGCGTGGATGTACGAGCCGACGACACCCTGCCCGTCGCCCGGAGCCAGCCGGCCAACGCGGCGGGCCAGAACGTTCTCGCCCATCGAAGCGATGCGATCGTTGATCGTGTCGGCGACGTTGCCGCCGCCGGGGATCTGCATGCCATCGAGCCCAATCGAGGCCGCATCCGCCTCGCCATCCAGCTTGTCACAGCCTTCGAGGACACTGGCGAGCTGGTCCGCGAGCTCGGAGAACTGATCCGTCTTGGCGACGAAGTCGGTCTCGCAGTTGAGCTCCAGCAGAACGCCCTCGCCGGCCGAGACGCGTCGCGCGGCGACCGTACCCTCGGCGGCAACGCGACCAGCGCGCTTGGCAGCCGTCGCAAGGCCCTTCTCACGGAGGTACTTGATCGCACCTTCCATGTCGCCGCTCGACGAGTCGAGCGCGGCCTTGCAGTCCATCATGCCCGCGCCGGTCTTCTCGCGCAGTTCCTTCACCTGTAAAGCTGAAATTCCCACTCTCGTGTGACCTCTGTTGGCGGTAGCCGTCAGGGCCGCCTGCGCGATCGCAGCCAGCCATCCCCCTGAGGGATCCGCCGGACGTATTATGTTGCGGTTAGGCTCCGGCGGGCGCTACGGGCGCGGCGCCACCTGCTGCCGGCGGGGTCTGCTCGCTACCACTCGGGGCATCGTCGACACTCTCCGCCTGCATGCGCTCTTCGAGAATGGCCTTCCCCTCGAGGACGGCGTCGGCAATCGAGCTGCAGAAGAGCCGGATGGCGCGAATCGCGTCGTCGTTGCCGGGGATCTTGTAATCCACGACTTCCGGGTCGCAATTCGTATCGACCACCGCGATCACGGGGATGCCGAGATTATTCGCTTCCTTGACCGCAATCTCTTCGCGCTTCGGGTCGATGATGAAGACTGCGTCCGGCAGCTTTTTCATGTTCTTGATGCCGCCCAGGGAGAGGTGGAGCTTGTCGCGCTCGCGCGAGTAGTTCAGGATTTCCTTCTTTGTGAAGGCCTCCTGCGTCGCGGGATCCTCGAGCATCTCCTCGAGCTTCTTCAGGCGATCGATCGAAGCCTTGATCGTCTGGAAGTTCGTGAGCATGCCGCCCAGCCAGCGGGTGTTGACGAAGAACCCGCCACAGCGCTCGGCTTCTTCACGAAGCGGATCCTGCGCCTGCTTCTTGGTGCCGACCAAGAGGAGCTGGCCCCCTTGAGCGGCCAGGTCGCGCACCTCTGCGTACACATCGCGGAACATCTTCACCGTCTGCTGGAGATCGATGATGTAGATCCCATTTCGGGCGCCAAAGATGTAGCGCTTCATCTTTGGGTTCCAGCGACTCGTCTGGTGACCGAAGTGGACTCCGGCTTCCAGAAGCTGTTTCATCGTCGGCTCGGGCATACTGTCTCCCTAAAAGATCCCCTACCGAGCAGGACGCACCGGTAGGGATGCAACCCTCACCGGCTAGCAAAGGCCCCCCAGGGACGCAAAGCCCTCCCCGCGCAAAGCCTCAAGAATTCATGGAATCCATGAATTCGTCGTTGGTCTTGGCCCCTTGGAGCTTGTCCAGGAGAAACTCCATCGCCTCCACCGGATTCAGCTGGGAAAGCAGCCGCCGCAGGATGATGACCCGATTCAGGGTCTCTTTGGGCATCAAGAGCTCTTCTTTGCGGGTCCCGGACCGGTTGATGTCCATGGCCGGGAAGATCCGACGGTCGATCAGGCGCCGATCGAGGTGGACCTCCATGTTTCCGGTCCCTTTGAACTCCTCGAAGATTACCTCGTCCATCCGGCTGCCCGTGTCGATCAGGGCGGTGCCGATGATGGTGAGGGAGCCCCCGTTTTCGATGTTTCGGGCGGCCCCGAAGAATTTTTTCGGCTTGTGCAGGGCGTTGGAGTCCACCCCGCCCGAAAGCACCTTCCCCGACGGCGGAACCACGGTGTTGTAGGCCCGGGCGAGGCGGGTGATCGAATCCAGCAAGATGACCACGTCGCGGCCGTGCTCGACCAGGCGCTTGGCCTTCTCGATCACCATTTCGGCCACCTGCACGTGTCGGGTCGCGGGCTCGTCGAACGTGGAGCTCACGACCTCGCCCTTGACCGACCGCTGCATGTCGGTGACCTCTTCGGGGCGCTCGTCGACCAGCAGGACGATCAGCATCACATCGGGGTGATTCTTCGTGATGCCATGCGCAATGTTCTGCAGCATCACGGTCTTACCCGTCCGCGGAGGCGCCACGATCAGCCCGCGCTGGCCCCGACCGATCGGCGTCATGATGTCTAGAACGCGGCCGGTGACCTCGTCGGGACGATGCTCCAGGTTCAGATGCTGCTCAGGGTACAGCGGGGTGAGATTGTCGAAGAGGATCTTCTCGCGAGCCTTCTCGGGCTCCTCGTAGTTGATCCCGTCGACCTTCAGGAGTGCGAAGTAGCGCTCGCCCTCTTTGGGCGGCCGAACCTGACCGGCGACCACGTCGCCCGTGTGCAGGTTGAACCTACGCACCTGCGACGGCGAGATGTAGATGTCGTCGGGGCCGGGCAGATAGTTGTAGTCCGGCGATCGCAGGAATCCGAAGCCGTCCGGGAGCACCTCGAGCACGCCCTCACCCGTGATCATCCCGGCCCGTGCCGTCTGTGCCTGCAGAATCCCGAAGATCAGCTCCTGACGACGCAGCGCGGCAGCTCCCTCGACCGCAAACTCGCGCGCCATCTGCGCGAGCTCCTGGATCTCCATGGCCTTCAGTTCGGCCAGATGGATCGGCGGCGGCGCTTCGCCGTTCGGCGCGGCGATCGGCGGCGCCTCTTCGTCGAGCTCGTCGGCGGCGACCGGAGCCGTCGCACCAACCCCTGTACCGACCTCGGTATCGGATCCTCCTGCACCGGCCGTCGCGGAGCGGGCACGGGAACTCGTGGGCTTATCCTTGGCGGAGTCCGCCACGGGGCGTCGTTGAGTCATGGGAATTTGCCTCGGGGAGAGGAGGGAAGAGTCCGGAAAAACGAAGTGCCAGTCGGAATCGACCGGGCACGCTCAAACCTAGCTACTGCGGCTGGTCGTACTGGCTTCTCGCGATTGCTGTCAAGCTTATTCCTGTTCGACCGCGGTGCTCTCGCCGGCGTCCAACGCACGAAGGAGCGCACGCATGTCGGGTGCGAGCGGCGCGACGAAGTCGACCCATCGGCCGTCTTGCGGATGTCTCAGGCGAAGACTCGCCGCGTGCAGCGCGTGACGCGGAAAAGACTCCAGCAGAGTCTTCTCCGCAGGCGGCGTACCACGGCGCGCACGACCGTTTCCGTAGACGGCATCCCCGACGAGTGGATGGCCCAGGCTCGCGAGGTGCACACGAATCTGATGTGTCCTGCCGGTCTCGGGCGTGACCTGGACGAGGGACGCGACGCGATACTCCCCACCGAACTCGGAGAGAACCGTATAGCGCGTGCGGGCCTCGCGACTCTGCCCATCGCGCGCCTGCATTCTCTTTCGATCGCCGGGGTCGCGACCGATCGGAAGATCGATCAGCCCGTCCGCCTCGCGCGGAACGCCGAGAGCCACCGCCGTGTACGTCTTGCTCACAGTCCGAGCCGCGAACTGGCGAGACAGCTGGTTCATCGCCTCGGGCGTCTTCGCGACGATAATCGCCCCGGTCGTGTTGCGGTCGAGCCGATGGACGATCCCCGGACGACGCGGATCGGGCCAGCCGGGTCCGAGGTCCCAGCGGTGCAGAAGAGCCGAGACCAGCGTGCCATGCCGACAGCCCGGGGCCGGATGCGCGGCCATTCCCGCCGCCTTGTTGAGGACCACGATCCACTCGTCCTCGTGCAGGACGTCGAGGGGAAGCGCCTCGGGTTCGACGTCCGACGGCGGCTCCGGCGGGATCTCCACCTCGACGACGGCGCCAGGCGTCACCGAGAAGCTCGTCTTCCGCACCTGACCATCGACGAGGACGTGACCGTTGCGAATCAACCCGGCGATGCGCGACCGCGTCGGCAAAAAGCCCTGTCCGGCGAGGAAGCGGTCGAGTCGTTTCCCGGCGTCGTCCTCCCCTACCGTACACCGCACGCGCCGGGTCTCCGCCGGCGGGTTGGTCACGACGTCGCCGCCACGATTCGTCGAGCCGCTTCCGCATCGGCGCGGATCTGCGCGACGAGCGCGTCCACCCCGTCGAACTTCACTTCGCCCCGCAGCCGCTGCACAAAAGCGACGCGAATCGTGCGTCCGTAGAGATCTCCGTTGTAGTCCAAGACGTGGGTCTCCAGACGACGCCCCACGCCGCCGAACGTCGGATTCGTGCCGAGATTCGCAACACCGCCGCGGGTCGGCTCGCCGTCGATCAGGACGCGCACCGCGTACACGCCGTCGGGCGGCAGCATGCCACCGCGCGGCAGGATGTTCGCCGTGGGAAAGCCGATGGTCGCGCCGCGGCGATCTCCGACACGAACGATTCCGCGCACCTCGTGGAGTCGGCCGAGGAGCTCGCCGGCAATGTCGACGTCGCCAGCCGCGATCGCCTTGCGGACCTGGCTGCTGCTCACCTTTCGGGTGCCGAGAACGAGTGGGTCGACGACCTCGACGTCGAACCCAAGCTCGCCGCCGAGCGAACGGAGGACGTCAGGTGTTCCGGCACGATCGCGACCGAAGGTCACGTTGTAGCCCACCACGACCACGGCCGCGCCGAGTCCGGCGAGCAGGAATCGTTGCACGAACTCGCGCGGGGTGTGCGCGGCGAACTCTGGCGTGAACCGCTGCACGACGACGCCGTCGAGGCCGGCCTCCCGCAGCCGGTAGAGCCGCTGGGCCAGCGAGGTGATCAGGCTCGGGGCGCGCTCCGGGGCGAGAACGGCCACCGGGTGCGGACTGAACGTAAAGACCACGGGCTGGCCGCCCAGGTCGGCCGCACGATCGAGGGTTCGACGCACGATGGCGCCGTGTCCCAGGTGCAGACCATCGAAATTCCCAAGCGCGACGACCGG is a genomic window containing:
- a CDS encoding isoprenyl transferase produces the protein MRQLVRDLDLHRLPRHVAIIMDGNGRWAAGRGLERLYGHRRGKASVKAIVELSRKIGIEYLSLYAFSTENWQRPEAEVKGLMNLLKRYATTELDRMMKNGVRLQVIGNMRKLPADVRQALRHTVEQTKRNRDLTVILALSYSAREEIANAVKGIARKVKRGDLQPEDITEDTIAASLGTAGIPDPDLLIRTSGEVRLSNFLLWQVAYTEIYITETLWPDFREKQFIEALRQFQARERRFGKVSAQATDDVPEAVVPPDRAPLRVAR
- the frr gene encoding ribosome recycling factor is translated as MIDDVLEQLKMEIDATAESLKKDFSRVRTGRASPSLLDGIYVEYYGANTPLNQLATVNCPEPRLIVVTPFDKNSIGEIDKAITASDLGLNPINDGKLVRIPIPELTEERRKDLVRHVKKISEDFRVSMRSHRRDANELLKELLKSKEIAEDDHRHAHDKVQTFTDDGIKRVDASLKAKEEEIMAV
- the pyrH gene encoding UMP kinase, producing the protein MASELAYHRVLLKLSGEALSGPDGSGIDDNKLAQFSKEIVDVHALGVELAVVVGGGNIFRGGSGNTHGIERATADYIGMLATIMNALAVQAAIENQGVQTRVLSALEMKEVAEPYIRRRATRHLEKGRVVLFAAGTGNPFFTTDTAASLRAVEIGADVLIKATRVDGVYDSDPEKNPDAKKYAELTYLDVLSQKLKVMDSTAISLCMDNELPVLVYNLLVPGNLTRVARGEPIGTIVRGGGGS
- the tsf gene encoding translation elongation factor Ts; its protein translation is MGISALQVKELREKTGAGMMDCKAALDSSSGDMEGAIKYLREKGLATAAKRAGRVAAEGTVAARRVSAGEGVLLELNCETDFVAKTDQFSELADQLASVLEGCDKLDGEADAASIGLDGMQIPGGGNVADTINDRIASMGENVLARRVGRLAPGDGQGVVGSYIHAGGKIGVLVEAKTTASGDGVAEIETILRDVAMQVAAASPRFARREDVPESELEKEKDIYRGQAAQSGKPEHVVEKIVSGKIEKFYAESCLVEQDFIKDGNVTVGKLVEEAGKKAGAPIEITRFVRLQLGEASGEA
- the rpsB gene encoding 30S ribosomal protein S2; translated protein: MPEPTMKQLLEAGVHFGHQTSRWNPKMKRYIFGARNGIYIIDLQQTVKMFRDVYAEVRDLAAQGGQLLLVGTKKQAQDPLREEAERCGGFFVNTRWLGGMLTNFQTIKASIDRLKKLEEMLEDPATQEAFTKKEILNYSRERDKLHLSLGGIKNMKKLPDAVFIIDPKREEIAVKEANNLGIPVIAVVDTNCDPEVVDYKIPGNDDAIRAIRLFCSSIADAVLEGKAILEERMQAESVDDAPSGSEQTPPAAGGAAPVAPAGA
- the rho gene encoding transcription termination factor Rho; translated protein: MHLAELKAMEIQELAQMAREFAVEGAAALRRQELIFGILQAQTARAGMITGEGVLEVLPDGFGFLRSPDYNYLPGPDDIYISPSQVRRFNLHTGDVVAGQVRPPKEGERYFALLKVDGINYEEPEKAREKILFDNLTPLYPEQHLNLEHRPDEVTGRVLDIMTPIGRGQRGLIVAPPRTGKTVMLQNIAHGITKNHPDVMLIVLLVDERPEEVTDMQRSVKGEVVSSTFDEPATRHVQVAEMVIEKAKRLVEHGRDVVILLDSITRLARAYNTVVPPSGKVLSGGVDSNALHKPKKFFGAARNIENGGSLTIIGTALIDTGSRMDEVIFEEFKGTGNMEVHLDRRLIDRRIFPAMDINRSGTRKEELLMPKETLNRVIILRRLLSQLNPVEAMEFLLDKLQGAKTNDEFMDSMNS
- a CDS encoding RluA family pseudouridine synthase gives rise to the protein MTNPPAETRRVRCTVGEDDAGKRLDRFLAGQGFLPTRSRIAGLIRNGHVLVDGQVRKTSFSVTPGAVVEVEIPPEPPSDVEPEALPLDVLHEDEWIVVLNKAAGMAAHPAPGCRHGTLVSALLHRWDLGPGWPDPRRPGIVHRLDRNTTGAIIVAKTPEAMNQLSRQFAARTVSKTYTAVALGVPREADGLIDLPIGRDPGDRKRMQARDGQSREARTRYTVLSEFGGEYRVASLVQVTPETGRTHQIRVHLASLGHPLVGDAVYGNGRARRGTPPAEKTLLESFPRHALHAASLRLRHPQDGRWVDFVAPLAPDMRALLRALDAGESTAVEQE
- a CDS encoding bifunctional riboflavin kinase/FAD synthetase, whose protein sequence is MRVVRHLKAGERPFHSPVVALGNFDGLHLGHGAIVRRTLDRAADLGGQPVVFTFSPHPVAVLAPERAPSLITSLAQRLYRLREAGLDGVVVQRFTPEFAAHTPREFVQRFLLAGLGAAVVVVGYNVTFGRDRAGTPDVLRSLGGELGFDVEVVDPLVLGTRKVSSSQVRKAIAAGDVDIAGELLGRLHEVRGIVRVGDRRGATIGFPTANILPRGGMLPPDGVYAVRVLIDGEPTRGGVANLGTNPTFGGVGRRLETHVLDYNGDLYGRTIRVAFVQRLRGEVKFDGVDALVAQIRADAEAARRIVAATS